In Eubalaena glacialis isolate mEubGla1 chromosome 3, mEubGla1.1.hap2.+ XY, whole genome shotgun sequence, the following are encoded in one genomic region:
- the SERPINC1 gene encoding antithrombin-III, whose amino-acid sequence MLSNGIGTVAAGRRSVCLLSLLLIGLWGCVTCHWSPGEDICTAKPRDIPMNPMCIYRAPEKKATEGEGSEQKIPGATNRRVWELSKANSHFATTFYQHLADSKNDKDNIFLSPLSISTAFAMTKLGACDNTLKQLMEVFKFDTISEKTSDQIHFFFAKLNCRLYRKANKSSELVSANRLFGDKSLTFNETYQDISEMVYGAKLQPLDFKGNAEQSRVTINQWISNKTDGRITDVIPPEAINEFTVLVLVNTIYFKGLWKSKFSPENTRKELFYRVDGESCSVFMMYQEGKFRYRRVAEGTQVLELPFKGDDITMVLILPKLEKSLTKVEQELTPEVLQEWLDELAETLLVVHMPRFRIEDSFSVKERLQDMGLEDLFSPDKSRLPGIVAGGRTDLYVSDAFHKAFLEVNEEGSEAAASTIIGIAGRSLNPSRVTFKANRPFLVLIREVALNTIIFMGRVANPCVN is encoded by the exons ATGCTTTCCAATGGGATAGGAACTGTAGCTGCTGGAAGAAG GAGTGTATGTCTTCTCTCCTTGCTGCTTATTGGCCTCTGGGGCTGTGTGACCTGTCATTGGAGCCCTGGGGAGGACATCTGCACAGCCAAGCCTCGGGACATTCCCATGAATCCCATGTGCATTTACCGTGCCCCAGAGAAGAAAGCAACCGAGGGCGAGGGCTCAGAGCAGAAGATCCCTGGGGCCACCAACCGGCGGGTCTGGGAACTGTCCAAGGCCAATTCCCACTTTGCCACCACCTTCTATCAGCATCTGGCAGACTCCAAGAATGACAAGGACAACATTTTCCTGTCACCCCTGAGTATCTCCACAGCTTTTGCTATGACCAAGCTGGGTGCCTGTGACAACACCCTCAAGCAGCTGATGGAG GTTTTTAAGTTTGATACCATCTCTGAGAAGACATCTGATCAGATCCACTTTTTCTTTGCCAAACTGAACTGCCGACTCTATCGAAAAGCCAATAAATCCTCTGAGTTGGTATCAGCTAACCGTCTTTTTGGAGACAAATCCCTTACCTTCAATGAGACCTACCAGGACATCAGTGAGATGGTATATGGAGCCAAGCTCCAGCCCCTGGACTTCAAG ggaaatgcagagCAGTCCAGAGTGACCATCAACCAATGGATATCCAATAAGACTGATGGGCGtatcactgatgtcattcccccaGAAGCCATCAATGAGTTCACTGTCCTGGTGCTGGTCAACACCATTTACTTCAAG GGCCTGTGGAAGTCAAAGTTCAGCCCTGAGAACACAAGGAAGGAACTTTTCTACAGGGTCGATGGGGAGTCGTGTTCAGTATTCATGATGTACCAGGAAGGCAAGTTCCGCTATCGGCGCGTGGCAGAGGGCACCCAGGTGCTTGAGTTGCCCTTCAAGGGTGATGACATCACCATGGTGCTCATCCTGCCCAAGCTTGAGAAGAGCCTGACCAAGGTGGAACAGGAACTCACCCCAGAGGTGCTGCAGGAGTGGCTAGATGAGCTGGCAGAGACACTGCTGGTGGTCCACATGCCCCGCTTCCGCATCGAGGACAGCTTCAGCGTGAAGGAGCGGCTGCAAGACATGGGCCTTGAGGACCTCTTCAGCCCTGACAAGTCCAGGCTCCCAG GTATTGTTGCAGGAGGCCGGACCGACCTCTATGTCTCAGATGCATTCCACAAGGCATTTCTTGAG GTAAACGAGGAAGGCAGTGAAGCAGCAGCAAGTACCATCATTGGCATTGCTGGCCGTTCGCTGAACCCCAGCAGAGTGACCTTCAAGGCCAACAGGCCCTTCCTGGTTCTTATCAGGGAAGTTGCTCTGAACACTATTATCTTCATGGGCAGAGTAGCCAACCCTTGTGTTAACTAA